One window of uncultured Methanoregula sp. genomic DNA carries:
- a CDS encoding ABC transporter ATP-binding protein has protein sequence MTVLPEPAGGDSLPPVAPTVRRLLQYLAPHRLKLAIVIFLMAVFAFMEAVFSILMGSATNIISAGPGPVEPLLRVVFWLLAGSVIIWVSGSISQKLLADISQGALFTLRTELFSHIQTLSLDFFDRRPIGELMSRVTNDTQVIEQFISIGALQTGQAVMTIAITSIIMLWINPAFTVLSYIVVLALVWVSWLLTKTSGPAFSLLQEKTSDLNGFCEEWLSGAKTIISCRQQREASRRFEKLSRNVAGIGEKAQFSALITQQVSTIFTTVLIVMLLVVGGLMVMNGMAEIGTLITFIGFSFALLNAFTTIFSVYAQILNAIVGASRVFEVMDEKPTVADAAEAPAMPAVTGDVIFEHVDFSYIEGRRVLSNNSFHAGPGQVFGLCGPTGAGKSTIINILTRYYDISSGAIRVDGKDVRSVQQDTLRIQIAQVLQEPFLFSDTIMANLKYAREGATDGECIQAARQANAHDFILQQPKGYDTLLVDGGTNLSQGQRQMLTIARAIVSNPRMLILDEATSNVDTRTEKLIQEGLLSLQKDKTSFIIAHRLSTIRHADQILVIDEGEIVERGKHTELMAKKGFYYELYMSQFRGRLTGIVKE, from the coding sequence ATGACCGTTTTACCGGAACCTGCCGGGGGAGATTCCCTCCCTCCTGTGGCCCCGACGGTCCGGCGCCTGCTGCAGTACCTCGCACCCCACCGGCTGAAACTCGCCATCGTAATCTTCCTCATGGCTGTTTTTGCCTTTATGGAAGCGGTCTTTTCCATCCTGATGGGTTCGGCAACCAACATCATCTCGGCCGGGCCGGGCCCGGTGGAACCCCTGCTGCGGGTAGTCTTCTGGCTTCTTGCCGGGAGCGTCATCATCTGGGTCTCGGGGAGTATCTCCCAGAAACTGCTTGCCGATATCTCGCAGGGGGCGCTGTTTACCCTCCGGACCGAGCTCTTCAGCCACATCCAGACCCTTTCCCTGGACTTTTTCGACCGCAGGCCGATCGGCGAACTGATGAGCCGGGTCACCAACGACACCCAGGTCATCGAGCAGTTCATCAGCATAGGAGCGCTCCAGACCGGGCAGGCCGTGATGACGATCGCGATCACGAGCATCATCATGCTCTGGATCAACCCGGCATTCACGGTTCTTTCCTACATCGTGGTCCTTGCCCTTGTCTGGGTATCGTGGCTGCTCACCAAAACCTCCGGGCCGGCGTTTTCCCTCCTCCAGGAAAAGACGAGCGACCTGAACGGCTTTTGCGAGGAGTGGCTTTCGGGAGCCAAGACGATCATCTCCTGCCGGCAGCAGAGGGAAGCCTCACGGCGGTTTGAGAAACTGAGCCGGAACGTTGCAGGAATTGGCGAAAAAGCCCAGTTCTCGGCGCTCATCACCCAGCAGGTCTCCACCATCTTCACCACGGTCCTTATCGTCATGCTCCTCGTGGTCGGCGGCCTGATGGTGATGAACGGTATGGCCGAGATCGGCACGCTCATCACGTTTATCGGGTTCTCGTTTGCTCTTCTCAACGCCTTTACTACCATCTTCTCGGTCTACGCCCAGATCCTCAACGCGATCGTGGGAGCGTCCCGGGTTTTCGAGGTCATGGATGAGAAACCGACCGTGGCCGATGCAGCCGAGGCGCCGGCCATGCCGGCTGTTACCGGGGACGTCATCTTCGAACACGTGGACTTCTCCTATATCGAAGGGCGCCGGGTGCTGAGCAACAACTCGTTCCATGCGGGGCCCGGGCAGGTCTTTGGCCTCTGCGGACCCACCGGCGCCGGCAAGAGCACCATCATCAACATCCTGACCCGGTACTATGATATCAGCAGCGGCGCTATCCGCGTTGACGGAAAAGACGTGAGATCGGTGCAGCAGGATACGCTTCGTATCCAGATCGCCCAGGTTCTGCAGGAGCCGTTCCTCTTCTCCGATACGATCATGGCGAACCTGAAGTACGCCCGGGAGGGGGCGACCGACGGGGAATGCATACAGGCTGCCCGGCAGGCAAATGCCCACGACTTCATTCTCCAGCAGCCAAAAGGCTATGATACCCTCCTCGTCGATGGCGGGACAAACCTCTCGCAGGGCCAGCGGCAGATGCTCACGATCGCCCGGGCCATAGTCTCAAACCCCCGGATGCTCATCCTCGATGAAGCCACGAGCAACGTGGACACCCGGACGGAGAAGCTGATCCAGGAAGGACTTCTCTCTCTCCAGAAGGACAAGACCTCGTTCATCATCGCCCATCGTCTCTCCACGATCCGGCATGCCGACCAGATTCTTGTCATCGACGAGGGAGAGATCGTCGAGCGCGGGAAACACACCGAACTCATGGCGAAAAAAGGATTCTATTACGAGCTCTATATGAGCCAGTTCCGGGGCAGGCTCACGGGGATTGTAAAAGAGTGA
- a CDS encoding ABC transporter ATP-binding protein: MNTLLRLFGLWKDYRNLLILSLLLTIGGAIGTLAIPALSQTLINNGIINDDLGMVIRYGGYMLVLTVIAAACQIANTLIAVKFSERTAHYLRTEAYNHIQDLSFGNLDRMRPSDLLVRLTNDIQNVKIAIQQGILNLPLVPVMLIITVILISINSPSLFGLMILLLVVFSILLVVYLWFVLPVFAVRQKKYDEMGSALQENMAGVRVIKAFVRQRLENERFAAVAGSVRTASLRAQTSIAFLIPTMLLVVNLALAAIFYLGGMKVLSGAGFSVGEVIASMQYLFLLIMPFMILGTVLPAISAARPSLGRIFELLDTPADVRDPENPAAFDPASARGRVIFDHVSFGYRGPDGNPGPLVLRDISFTAEPGETIGFLGSTGSGKSTLVHLIPRFYDVTSGSITIDGTDIRQIPQDTLRRTVAICLQQPNLFFGTIRENLLFATDDRTDGNMTAAAEDADAAGFIANIPLRYDDAVSRHGANFSGGQRQRLAIARTLAAKPAILILDDSTSACDVATEARIQDKIGQRFASATKFLVAQRISTVIAADRIILLEDGKIAASGTHEQLLRSSPQYREIYDSQLGRGILGGEVS; encoded by the coding sequence ATGAATACTCTGTTACGGCTCTTTGGCCTGTGGAAGGATTACCGGAACCTGCTCATTCTCTCCCTCCTGCTCACCATCGGCGGGGCGATCGGCACCCTGGCAATCCCGGCTCTCTCCCAGACCCTGATCAATAATGGCATTATCAATGATGACCTGGGCATGGTCATCCGGTACGGGGGGTACATGCTCGTCCTCACCGTTATTGCCGCAGCCTGCCAGATCGCCAACACCCTCATTGCCGTCAAATTCTCAGAACGGACTGCCCATTACCTCAGGACAGAGGCGTACAACCATATCCAGGACCTGTCGTTTGGCAATCTCGACCGGATGCGCCCGAGCGACCTGCTCGTGCGGCTGACCAACGATATCCAGAATGTAAAAATTGCCATCCAGCAGGGAATCCTCAACCTCCCGCTCGTGCCGGTCATGCTCATCATCACTGTCATCCTTATTTCTATCAACTCCCCCTCCCTGTTCGGGCTGATGATCCTCCTTCTCGTTGTCTTTTCCATTCTCCTTGTTGTTTATCTCTGGTTTGTCCTGCCGGTCTTTGCCGTGAGGCAGAAGAAATACGACGAAATGGGTTCGGCCCTGCAGGAGAACATGGCAGGTGTCCGCGTTATCAAGGCATTTGTCCGCCAGCGCCTCGAGAACGAGCGGTTCGCTGCGGTAGCCGGTTCGGTCCGGACCGCCTCCCTCCGGGCCCAGACCAGCATCGCCTTCCTGATCCCGACCATGCTGCTCGTGGTGAACCTCGCCCTTGCTGCGATCTTCTACCTTGGGGGAATGAAGGTTCTTTCGGGAGCCGGTTTCTCTGTCGGCGAGGTCATTGCGTCCATGCAGTACCTCTTCCTCCTGATCATGCCGTTCATGATCCTCGGGACCGTGCTCCCGGCCATTTCCGCGGCCCGCCCGTCGCTCGGACGGATCTTCGAGCTCCTTGACACCCCGGCCGATGTCCGGGATCCGGAAAACCCGGCTGCTTTCGACCCTGCATCAGCCAGGGGTCGGGTTATCTTTGACCATGTCTCGTTCGGGTACCGTGGTCCGGACGGGAATCCGGGTCCGCTCGTGCTTCGCGACATCAGTTTTACTGCAGAGCCGGGAGAGACGATAGGATTTCTCGGCTCCACCGGTTCCGGCAAGTCAACGCTCGTCCACCTCATCCCCCGGTTTTACGATGTGACCAGCGGGAGTATCACGATTGACGGTACCGATATCCGGCAGATCCCCCAGGATACGCTGCGTCGCACGGTTGCCATCTGCCTCCAGCAGCCGAACCTCTTCTTTGGCACCATCCGCGAGAACCTTCTCTTTGCGACCGATGACCGGACGGACGGGAACATGACTGCTGCGGCTGAAGATGCCGATGCCGCGGGCTTCATTGCGAACATCCCCCTCCGGTATGATGATGCGGTTTCCCGTCATGGGGCCAACTTCTCCGGTGGCCAGCGCCAGCGGCTTGCCATCGCCCGGACACTCGCGGCAAAACCGGCCATCCTGATCCTTGATGACAGCACCAGTGCCTGTGATGTGGCAACCGAGGCGCGAATCCAGGATAAGATCGGCCAGCGGTTTGCCTCCGCGACCAAGTTCCTCGTGGCACAGCGGATCAGCACCGTGATTGCCGCCGACCGGATAATCCTTCTCGAAGACGGGAAGATCGCCGCCTCCGGCACCCACGAGCAGCTCCTCAGGTCGAGCCCGCAATACCGTGAGATCTACGATTCGCAGCTTGGCCGGGGCATCCTTGGCGGTGAGGTATCATGA
- a CDS encoding C39 family peptidase: MRRLYLILTICLVIPAMALAISLAFTHLSPAPSPAEIKYGLDTTLPGPNYYTGIDFDTLKSNDHLTVIPLKSYRQQVTNYSCGAVASMTVMSYYGKPVGNTDAEEELLAREMNPTVSETTGINPAQIAGWFNRHGWNATWGTNGTGAMLRENLRNGIPTMVEWMDWGGHWVVVTGYDTRGTANGWDDVVIFADSVDSHDDRVDGVTYFNYGEFDAMWFDAHYFPENMKNRAWVVAMPPAAPGT; encoded by the coding sequence ATGCGGCGGCTTTACCTGATTCTCACCATCTGTCTTGTCATTCCGGCCATGGCACTTGCCATCAGCCTGGCCTTTACGCATCTCTCCCCGGCACCTTCTCCGGCAGAGATCAAATATGGTCTCGACACCACACTTCCTGGGCCAAACTACTATACCGGCATTGATTTCGATACCCTGAAATCCAACGATCACCTCACGGTCATCCCGCTGAAAAGTTACCGGCAGCAGGTGACCAACTACAGCTGTGGGGCGGTAGCATCTATGACGGTCATGTCGTATTACGGGAAACCCGTAGGCAATACGGATGCGGAAGAGGAACTCCTTGCCCGGGAGATGAACCCCACCGTATCCGAAACCACCGGAATAAATCCTGCACAGATCGCCGGATGGTTCAATCGTCACGGCTGGAACGCCACCTGGGGAACGAACGGCACAGGTGCCATGCTTCGCGAGAATCTCAGGAACGGAATCCCCACGATGGTGGAATGGATGGACTGGGGTGGCCACTGGGTGGTGGTAACCGGCTATGATACCCGGGGCACTGCAAACGGCTGGGACGATGTGGTAATCTTTGCCGATTCCGTGGACAGCCACGATGACCGTGTTGACGGCGTCACGTATTTCAATTACGGGGAGTTCGACGCCATGTGGTTCGATGCCCATTATTTCCCTGAGAACATGAAGAACCGGGCATGGGTGGTTGCCATGCCGCCGGCAGCGCCCGGCACCTGA
- a CDS encoding AN1-type zinc finger protein encodes MPEDSNIFARPLACQEREGYMPGRLTKIMSRCENCGTECALPFTCQHCGGSFCPDCRLPPNHNCTGLISWNRKPTPSVSVNYGKGGGVSVTGGGYLPDSRHNAKKRSKTGIPYLWIMIAVIILILLGLAWLVLSGSPIR; translated from the coding sequence GTGCCGGAAGATAGTAACATTTTTGCCCGCCCCCTTGCCTGTCAGGAACGGGAAGGCTATATGCCGGGACGCCTCACGAAGATCATGTCGCGCTGCGAAAACTGCGGCACCGAGTGCGCCCTGCCGTTCACCTGCCAGCACTGCGGGGGATCGTTCTGCCCGGACTGCCGGCTTCCGCCCAACCATAACTGTACCGGCCTCATCAGCTGGAACCGGAAGCCCACCCCGTCAGTCAGCGTAAATTATGGCAAAGGGGGTGGTGTCTCGGTGACCGGTGGAGGATATCTCCCGGATTCACGCCACAATGCAAAGAAGCGATCCAAAACAGGGATCCCGTATCTCTGGATCATGATTGCGGTCATCATCCTCATCCTGCTCGGCCTCGCGTGGCTCGTGCTGAGCGGGTCTCCGATCCGGTGA
- a CDS encoding type II toxin-antitoxin system PemK/MazF family toxin, whose translation MGQYLRGDVLLASVALDDRQGAKTRPVVVVSATGSGELRVCPVSSKPPTDAPCLPLSIDDFATGGLDLFTESYVMTSRVVTLRTNEVIGKKGRLMTEFLEEIVRQGPAPVEQGTKGVSRKKSGRFSR comes from the coding sequence ATGGGGCAGTATCTCAGGGGGGATGTCCTCCTCGCTTCCGTAGCTCTCGATGATCGGCAGGGGGCAAAGACCCGCCCGGTGGTCGTAGTATCTGCTACGGGATCCGGCGAACTCCGGGTCTGCCCGGTCAGCAGCAAGCCGCCAACCGATGCTCCCTGCCTGCCGCTCTCGATCGATGATTTCGCCACCGGGGGGCTCGATCTCTTTACCGAGAGTTACGTGATGACTTCGCGGGTCGTGACGCTCAGGACGAACGAGGTGATCGGAAAGAAGGGCCGGCTCATGACAGAGTTTCTTGAGGAGATCGTCCGCCAGGGGCCGGCCCCGGTTGAGCAGGGCACAAAAGGCGTGTCCAGGAAAAAATCCGGCCGGTTTTCCCGTTGA
- a CDS encoding beta-ribofuranosylaminobenzene 5'-phosphate synthase → MDIAQAIREIELQLGRVSPVQKFLLGTDGSVTQLLESITGKKVVIRTLVQTVIRADPAMAENLSILPGDPVNYRIVEIMTEGDGEVLIYATSHTPIDRLSPGFKDDLMKADIPIGRIISRHHIEARREILSACVTPATEETGRVFSICKNEPVLSRQYRIIHAEKPLIFIEEQFPYNRFLDTRRVVIRTPSRIHVSLIDMHGGSGRVDGGIGITLDEPGILLEAELSPVLAVNGGDPALQDRIGRVASEVLQKLGAGGSVAITVRNYYPSHVGLGSGSQVALAVARAISELHGRHLPVKELARLVGRGGTSGIGTAAFEYGGFIIDGGHHFGEGGEKTDFRPSSASRDVSPPPVIARHDFPSDWRILLAIPDVPAGASGKKETDIFKNHCPVPLAEVRELSHEILMRMLPGIAGRDLGLFGSSINAIQHLGFKKVELGFQPPQVTGLLGVLRDAGAAGAGLSSFGPTVYAVGDTGMSTIEQAARSYMKESGGGTALITSARNSGADVRVA, encoded by the coding sequence ATGGATATTGCACAGGCAATTCGTGAGATCGAACTGCAGCTCGGACGGGTATCCCCGGTCCAGAAATTCCTGCTCGGGACCGACGGTTCCGTCACGCAGCTCCTCGAATCCATAACCGGCAAAAAAGTGGTCATCAGGACACTTGTCCAGACCGTTATCAGGGCCGATCCAGCCATGGCAGAGAACTTGAGCATCCTGCCCGGGGATCCGGTCAATTACCGGATCGTGGAGATCATGACCGAAGGAGACGGGGAGGTCCTGATCTATGCTACGTCCCACACCCCCATCGACCGGCTCTCCCCCGGGTTCAAAGACGACCTGATGAAAGCGGATATCCCCATTGGCAGGATCATCAGCCGGCATCATATCGAGGCACGCCGTGAGATCCTTTCCGCCTGCGTCACTCCTGCCACAGAAGAGACCGGCAGGGTATTTTCCATATGCAAGAATGAGCCGGTCCTCTCCCGGCAGTACCGGATCATCCACGCGGAAAAACCCCTCATCTTTATCGAGGAGCAGTTCCCGTACAACCGCTTCCTCGACACGCGCCGGGTTGTCATCAGGACACCGTCCCGAATCCACGTTTCCTTAATCGATATGCACGGGGGATCCGGCCGGGTGGACGGCGGGATCGGCATCACCCTCGACGAACCCGGGATCCTTCTCGAGGCGGAACTCTCCCCGGTCCTTGCCGTGAACGGCGGGGATCCGGCACTGCAGGACCGCATTGGCAGGGTTGCATCGGAGGTTCTGCAGAAACTCGGCGCCGGGGGAAGCGTGGCGATCACGGTCCGGAACTATTACCCGTCCCATGTCGGCCTCGGGAGTGGGTCGCAGGTTGCCCTCGCCGTGGCCCGGGCGATCAGCGAGCTCCACGGCCGCCATCTCCCGGTAAAAGAGCTGGCCCGGCTCGTGGGCCGGGGCGGGACATCGGGGATCGGGACAGCGGCGTTCGAGTACGGGGGATTCATCATCGATGGCGGGCACCACTTCGGGGAGGGAGGGGAGAAGACGGATTTCCGGCCCTCCTCGGCTTCGCGGGATGTCAGTCCACCGCCGGTTATTGCCCGCCACGATTTCCCTTCGGACTGGCGCATCCTCCTCGCGATTCCCGATGTGCCGGCAGGGGCAAGCGGGAAGAAAGAGACAGACATTTTCAAAAACCACTGCCCGGTCCCGCTTGCCGAGGTGCGGGAGCTCTCCCACGAGATCCTTATGCGGATGCTGCCGGGGATAGCCGGCAGGGATCTCGGCCTCTTCGGCTCGTCCATCAATGCCATCCAGCACCTCGGGTTCAAGAAAGTGGAACTTGGCTTCCAGCCCCCGCAGGTGACCGGGCTGCTTGGCGTGTTGCGGGACGCAGGAGCTGCCGGTGCCGGCCTGAGCTCGTTTGGCCCGACCGTGTATGCAGTCGGGGATACCGGCATGAGTACAATCGAACAGGCTGCCCGGTCGTACATGAAAGAGTCCGGCGGTGGCACTGCCCTCATCACTTCGGCCCGGAACAGCGGGGCAGACGTCAGGGTTGCCTGA